Genomic segment of Gasterosteus aculeatus chromosome 4, fGasAcu3.hap1.1, whole genome shotgun sequence:
AACGTGATGGACGTGATTTCAGGAAACATCCTTTACCGTAAACGCAAGCCAGAAACTTAAGTGAAGGAGCACGTTTGTCGGATGCATTTATGGGATGGGTGAATTTGACCTTCGGGCAGTGGCAGGCTAAATTCCACACAAGTCAACTTCAAACACGCCAACGTGCAGCTTTCTTTGCGCGTCGACGTACGTACGGAGCGCGTTATCTGTCGCGGGCCTACAGGACGAAGCGCTGCAGCAGCCACCGCAGGAAGCAGCTGCGCTGCGTGCCGAAGGCGGCTTTGACGACGTTGACGATGAGCGTGAGGAAGACGAGGCCGGTGGTCAGATTGTTCAGGAAGTTTAACAACCGCTgacgagaggggaggagggtcaGCTCACAACGAGCTGCACGAGCacacaaacgcagacacacacacacacacacacacacacgcatacatgcaTTACacgcagacagaaacacacacagacacacacctagTTGGTCCCTTAGcccaatccatccatcctgtaTGAAGTACAAAAATACTGCGGTTGATTAGTACTTTAAGtagaatgagtgtgtgtgtgtgtgcgtgtgcgtgtgtgtgtgcacatagtTTGGTCCTGTGTTGAATATGTCAGACTCTTTCCCTACTGTGCAGATACGTCTCCATATTAGAGTCATCGCCTACATCAGAAACGCTAGAAATGCATCCTGGCAAAGAGGCCCGTGCGCTCCATCCCGAAGACGGAGATGAAGATGTTGGTGACAAagacgaggaagacgaggacggTCGTTGTGTTGTTCAGGCCGTCCAGGCGCTTCTGATTGGCCTCTTCGTTGATGTCTCGCCGAGCTGCaataatgtacacacaaacacacacacacgccgaaaaatagcagcaaaacaaaaactaagcaAAGCGCTCCGATCACAGTTCCAATGCATTTGATTTTACTTTCATCAGCCTTTTTCCTTCAGACCTCATGTCTCATAATGAGTGTCTTTGGCTGTGTGTATCTTCACAGCAAATCAGTAGTCTGTGCGTTAGTGTGTTAACATGGGTGGTTAAGAACACGTAGGATGGATGTCTGATTCATTTCAAGCCGACTAAATGCTGTAATGCGATCGGCTcaccgatgatgatgatcaggACTCCGGCCACTATCTGCAGAGCgagggagaaggagatgagCGTCAGGACGGCAGCGTAGTACCTgacgaagagagagagaagcgttATGCAGGAGTTTGAACCCAGGTGGATCATTTATCTCATTGAACTACTTTGCAGTGagatgctgcagtttgtcacgGACACTGTACCTGTATCCAGCTCCCTGCTCGATGACAGTCTTCATGTGGGTGATGTTAGCCAGGAACAGAGCAATGTCCAACATGCCCTCCGCCGCCGTCTTCTTGGTGGCATACAGGTTCATGTTCAGATTTGAGGGCGAACCTCCCTGAAAAATTTTAGCATTCATATTAGAGATTTCAAGCGATCCGCAGAGCTTCCCAAAGGCTTCAGCGGTATAAAGTTCACGTCCATCCTGTCTGTACCAGAAGGAATTTTCTGTCGTCTGATATCAAGACAATGAACTCGTAATCTGGAGACAGgctttgaacaaaacaaaaaaaaacaggggagAAGTAGACTGAAGTCCATGTTTCTGCGCTGAAGTTTGACCAAGAGAGGGCAGCAAAGACTAAGATCCACGCCGCAGGAACCGCCTGGAAAAGTGTGATGAGGTAAACTGTGattgttttcttatttattgatgCTCAAATTAAATCAAACTCGACATTCATCATTTAAATAGTTGTATTCGTTGTACTACATGTAGTGAACGTCATAGTTTTGCAGCAGGGGTGAGATAAGCTCTTATTTTGACAGCTCAGaacccatttctttttttcttctccaggcTAATTTATTCTAAAATAATAAGAGTCATTGTAGCACATCGGATATCTGCACATGCATGTGTTCATGCATGTGCAGATGTCAACAGGATCTTAATTTTTTACATAACGCCTACGTCTTGGACCAAGATTTCTCTCGATCTGGCTCACTCATTGCAGACCAGGCACATGTTGGATTACTTAACACTTCGCTACAGATTAAAGCGTTCTGTCGGGAGACAAATCACTTTACCCGAAGCTGCGTCGGCGCAGTTTGAAACAGTgcagtctgtttttctttcgtCTCCACAGAAACAGAGAAGGCGTTGATGACAGACATACATAGATCACGTGTGTAGGGACACTTCTTAACTTCACGACCCCGCTCAGACTCCAAAATCAACAGAACGTAGAGACGTAAGGCACGAGCAGTAATTGTTCAAACCTGCAGCTTctccccttttgtttttgtgtggccCACAAGGACCTTTTTCATTTACCGAGACCCTTAATGGTCACCAGTGTTTGCAGCTCATTGTATTCACTCTCCAGTCGTCGTGGCAACGCCGTGGTTGGTCAACAGTGTTCTCGTGGGCCGAGATCATGTGCCTCGGTTTCTCCCTTGACCTTTTCAGACGGAAACTTGGCAGGTGCActtttgcaaaaagaaaaagaaaaaaaaagaaaacatacatacatattttccGACAACAGTGTTCAAATGAGGTCTCTTGTCTTATCGGGAGCACGTCTGGAACCAGACGGCGCTGTTGACATATTCACGAGAAGGTTTTGGACTCTCCGAGAGCCACAAAACCAGAACCAAAACAAACCGGCCCTCCGGGCAGGAAGGAAAGAATGCCTTTTGGGGGTATTTTTGGATAACCTGCACCTTGCACGTCATCCAAATGTTTACCAAGCCCGGAGTTAGATTTAAATTCTAAATAAATCCATTCTTGTGAAGAAcaatatacccccccccctgcccccccctgccccccccacgtCCCAATGCTGTGAACACATGTGGGCTTCATACAGTACAGCTTGATCCAGACGGGGGTAAATCTCCAAGAAAGTATGAGGCAATTCCTGGAACTGCGGGGCTGTCAAAACACTGCGAGCACGTGTTCGTTCCGAGCCCCTTttgaatgttttgtgtgtgcgagagacGGCGCTGGAaggaaaaagagaggaagggatgtgggcaagagaaagaaaagagaagacgTTTGTATAAATGAGCTGGCCTGTTTCCATTTTTTCTCCTTTGGGGACTCGTGTGGTCACAATTTATCAACCTCAGCTTTGGGCAtgcccccaaaacacacacacacagaacacaatcATAACACTGCAAAGGCCTACATACGGTTTTATGGACCATGTGTGTTCACTTAGTTTAATGTCTctttaaatgtgcttttatgAAGCTTAATGTGAATTTATATTGGAATTTATGAAATTATTATTCTACCCCTGTTAGTTTCCCCGGACACAGAGGGACGTGTCCTTGTTTACAGCACGCGTTTATCTCCAGAAGCTTTGAGCCAGTCCAGGATTGACTTTACCTGACTCAGCTTTTGCTTTTGTGCaatgagaagaaaataaaatcagcTCGTCTGTGTGGAACCGCCATTTACAACTTGTCTCCTAATAATTTGACGGCTGCCGATGTTGTGCGTTAAAACGATTACAGGGTCTGCAGCATATTAGTGCCTCATTGTTCTGGCCTCACTGGATTATTGTCCCATCGTATGGTGTTTTTGGAGATTTCTCTCTGATAGTCAGCAGCACTCAATAAAACTGCTATCAAACTTTATGTTCATTGCTTGAAgattaaaaacaactttaaccGCCGTAAAGGCGTTTTTATCTGACTAATTCATGAATTCATGGAACAGATAATTGTGAAAATAACAtcttaatatatagatataaaaaacaaaaaaatgtatcactCAGACTCCTGAATCCAAGTATTTGACACATTCAAGCCTTGATCTGCTGAtgacaggaaatgaaaaaagtCATAAAAGTTACGACAATTCACTTGAACCAggtttaattacaatattacaaTACAATATTATGATAATATAGAATGTGACTCCAGTGCTGACCTGGGTAAATTAACTTTACCCCTGTAGACAGAAGTTCTCCTCACAGTGTTTATTGTGGACATGTGGTATTCATAGACTTAACGCATGTAAAGCTTCCATTCCTGAATTTCACTGATGCAAAACCCAAGGCCATCACACAACGTACACGCACCCACAACCGCTCCGCACACACAGTTACAACACACTTGAATGTGTTGCTCCACATCCACGGATTTAAGTACATTTGTGCCCCCGATGTGCCCCCCAAAAAACCACAAGTCTGTTCACATCTAATTGCACATAGACACACGCAAATATACACCAGACCACATGGGAGCCCCCCAGcgcccttccctccccccttgacctaacaggaagtgCTCCTCCCCTGCGCTCCTATTGGTTGCCATCAAGGCCAATAGGAAAGGAGGCCCAACTAGGAGTGGAGCTCTGGTTTTCTtctaattactttttttttttaccgttggTCCGTCCCTCCATTGCTCCGTCCGTCTGTTTCAGCTCCTCTTCGGTtcctttgttgctgttttttttttctccaaaaagcTCCCTCTGCCTGTTTTATGTAGCTGCCATTTAGGGTGAGGCAGCACGAAGGAAGCGGAGAAGCAGATGAAGAGAAACCGATAGTGACACAAAGACGAGGTTGAGGCCCCCCGGGCAGAGACACCCGTCGCGTTTCCTCCTGCTGACGTGACTGGCAGCAGAACCGCGTCCGACTCACGACTTACCTCACACATGCCCGTTCTGTTGCCTGCAACTAAGAGcgttatgtgtgttttttaagaaaTGACTCACATTGCTTCCTGCCGCAGTGGCTTTCCTTATTAAATAGGCACTCTGCAGCGTGCTGACAGGAAGTTAGAGCGTATCTATATGTTACAGCTGAACACTTCTTGAGGTTAGAGATGCacttgggttttcttttttttcgctgGTGGCCCCTACAGGTACACAAGAAGTGAGGATTGAATTGACCTCTGAGTGCCAGCAGAGCGTCACACCTCTTGGCACTTGTTTGTTTTAGGGAGACGGGTCAGTCCTCATACCGCTGCGCTTCAGGTTATTTGTCTGTATgtaaatgtcaacctgtgggcTGATGAGAGGACGGGGGgacgtgggggaggggaggtgggtggggggacaTGCAAGTGAAAAGACCCATTATGTTAATAGAGATGCAAACAGCGGATACAACTCAACACGTGCACACAGCATCGAACTAAGTGAGTCAGAGTCAATACACTTATTGGGTGAACTTTGACatgcaagaagaaaaacagggaCGAGGCTgttacctacacacacacatacacacatgcaccatTTGTGTCATGACTCACACATGCAGTGGTCTTACAACTGACCCTTGATCTCTGCCCTTTGGCCATCCACCGTCCTGCTGACTGGGCTGTAATTAGTAAAGCCGGCTCGACAGTGAAAACCTTAACTTGCCGTGTGCGTCGCTTTTTATTCTTCAAGCCAGATGTTACGTAATCTCATCTGAAGATGATGCTGATCTTTACCTTTTGGTTTTCCATGGTCACAGAAACAACAAACGCCAATGAGTAAATAAGCAAAACCCAAAGCTGTTTAGCCATTATTTTTAGTTTCTCTAACAAACCCGATCCCGCTGAGTCCTTTTAACACAACTAACCGAACCCTCATCGCAATTCTTCTGTTACATCACGTCCGGGTCCTTTTTCACCCTTTGACCCTTCTTCCACTCACTTCTACTGTTTAAAATCACATAAACCATCGCTTTCCTTCTTGTCTCTGCCTCCCCCATTCGGCTTGGAGAAACAGATAGAAAGGCTtaatgagagacagtgtgttcTCCCTCTTTACATCTTCCATCTGTCTATTTGCTGGTCCTCGCTTTGCCTTTTTTATCCTCCCACTTTCATCCAATGGAGGGCGAGCTGTTGCACAGATAGGATGGAAGCCTCAGTAATGCCGGGCAGGATGTACACAAaactccatgtgtgtgtgtgtgtgtgtgagatttatGAGCAAACAGAGATATGGATTTTTGTTAACAAGCCTACCAGAGACTTTCCCCGGCTGATTCATCCATCTTCCGGGGCGCCCAATGCCAACTTGAACAtgcatgaaatatttaaattgtgCATTTGAGAAATGATGATTGGAAAGGAGCCATCGCACAGAAAGGCATCAAGCTTTAATTTCACGCCTGTTGAAAGAAAACCTGAACACAAAAGTTCCGCACTATATTTTTCGGCCTTTATCGGTTTTCTCTGACATATAAAATGTGATTAGACCCACTTTTTTAAAGTGATGTCATTGGTCTTCATTTCTTCAAAACACAGTGATTTGACACATACAGGTAGAGAGTAACTGCTCCATTCCACCAtgttgtggttgtgtgtctttgtgcgtgcATTTGAGTGGTCTGTGcgagggagagaagaagtggCAGTGATCTGATATCAGTCGGCGCTCCTGCGTTCCTGACCATGAACAAATGGGGAAATAGATTCTCGCACATGTCTCCACCAGCTGGGCCTTTGTGGCATCTTTTCAAAGATTCAACCGGCAGagtttcaatcaatcaattcaaatcaatCTCAAGACACATGTCAAGCGCGCTTTTACCTCCAGTACTTTGATTTAGATGACTAAGCACACGGTTTGGTTTCAATCCGGTTTTCAAATCCCTTTGACATCAGCTGCAGGTGCCGGCGGTGTGTAGTTTGCGTGTGTGCCCACGTGTGAAAGGAGAGCCCATAaacacctggttctcctcagaCGACATCAGAGCCTGCCGAATAAGAGCTTGACATGTGCCGTGCACTGTTATAGCCTCCTTTGGCATGCTAAATACCTTCGAGAACACGTGCCCCGTCAGTGCGTCCGGCCATGGAAACGctaccaaaacacacacgcaaacagacGCGTTGTTACTCGTGTCCAAGGTCGCCACTTCGCTTAACTTCAGCGCCGACAAGCAGGAATGATAAGTACGAGCAGCCTTAGTTACCACGCGGCCTCCTAGCAAATGCAAATCTCTTGAATATGCAGCTCAGTCAGACGTCGTCTGAGGCTGATTATAATGACGGAGGATTTAATCTTGACTTCGTGCTTCAATTTAAAGGCAAAGGGCAACTGCTTTTCACACGTGTCGCAGATTCTCTTAACTTCATCCACAACAGAAGCAAGCATTCGTTGATATGTCCAAACTAGAATGTATGTCTGCAGCTGGGTGGTATTTTCATGCACATCAAATCCAGTTTACACACGTTTTTTCTTTAAGAAAATTACTCTGCGAGCTGTTCGAAAATGTATATTAGGAAACCAGTGGATTCTCATTACTTAccaactaaacacacacacacacatacgcacacgtACAATGGTAACGATGGTTGCTTCACACAATGGCTTGTAAAAAAGGGCCCCCGCCTCCTTCCAGGATGATTTGTGGAGTTGTAAAAATACTCTAGTCATTGTTGAGTGTTTGCTGAAAGATTTTATCCCAGGGAAGGCATGTTTGGAAAGGGCACGATGCGATGTCAAAGAGTCTTTGTGGGTAAGAACACGGTAGCGATATCTGGAATTCTTTGTGTTGCTTTCTGCCGTTTGACATAATGGAATTTACTTtttacttgaaaaaacaaatgaataccaGGTAAGTTTCGGCAATGAATCCGACGTATCCAAGTGGTACGACGTCATGCTGTCTTCTGGCTGCCACCCTTCAGGAGAACAGTGAGTTGCTCAAGGACCCCTCAGGGGTGCAGATGTTTGCTCATGTGGGAGCCGGTTGCAGACCTTCCCTCTGAAGGAATGTTGtctccagagcagcagcacacgGGTCATTACAAGAGGGAAATAAGCATGAAACAAGGTTCAGATCGTG
This window contains:
- the LOC120817971 gene encoding ninjurin-2 isoform X1, whose translation is MQGLGKTERGEQGRDIDLTSLRSTMPAGGPLQGGSPSNLNMNLYATKKTAAEGMLDIALFLANITHMKTVIEQGAGYRYYAAVLTLISFSLALQIVAGVLIIIIARCELTLLPSRQRLLNFLNNLTTGLVFLTLIVNVVKAAFGTQRSCFLRWLLQRFVL
- the LOC120817971 gene encoding ninjurin-2 isoform X4 is translated as MQGLGKTERGEQGRDIDLTSLRSTMPAGGPLQGGSPSNLNMNLYATKKTAAEGMLDIALFLANITHMKTVIEQGAGYRYYAAVLTLISFSLALQIVAGVLIIIIARRDINEEANQKRLDGLNNTTTVLVFLVFVTNIFISVFGMERTGLFARMHF